A window of the Triplophysa rosa linkage group LG23, Trosa_1v2, whole genome shotgun sequence genome harbors these coding sequences:
- the zmynd11 gene encoding zinc finger MYND domain-containing protein 11 isoform X2 — protein MSRLVKKRQADPKVVQYVWSAIEVVRNQKQIANMDRISKYLSRVYGMHPKDTARQLVLAVKDGLVVETLTVGCKGSKAGIEQEGYWLPGDEMEQMSEEGKDWEAESHDWYCFECHLPGDVMECDGCFRVYHLRCVPEDHRPRDTTSHWQCGICRGSKRKNLKKQEMTTYLKFILSRMKERAVDLHKRGKESKQPIYRRLIHTPLDVDNIQEKISEEKYKSFEEFRADAQLIVHNTAILHGVNSDQAEIARLLYNDTCHELNELLLCRNCFYLSNARPDNWFCYPCTPNHELVWARMKGFGYWPAKVLQREGTQVDVRFFGHQHQRAWIPSDNIQEISVSVQQLQVKRSAGWKKACDELEQHQRYLREGRTWRGKLEEKHDRSDRQEDRVEEAESSISSTSNEQSKGNQEPKAKKSRRSQVAEPKEEQPEPEMEAVSSSQEIPTAVPHQPERMSVSTQTKKSGSSSSSSSSSSSPTPRMLHKGTQTVNEGSCQNMCHDKYTKIFSDVKEMMKAENKRETERVLKEALDKLRAEMEEEKRQAVSKAVSSTQAEMERKCKQVKEKCKEELMEEMKKMVAQHKQLLSQTKKKQWCYNCEEEAMYHCCWNTSYCSIKCQQEHWHADHKRTCRRKR, from the exons ATGTCGAGGCTGGTGAAGAAGAGGCAGGCGGATCCCAAAGTGGTCCAGTACGTGTGGTCGGCCATCGAAGTCGTCCGGAACCAGAAACAGATCGCGAACATGGACAGAATCTCAAA GTATTTAAGTCGTGTGTACGGGATGCACCCGAAAGACACGGCCAGGCAGCTGGTCCTCGCGGTGAAAGATGGGCTGGTGGTGGAGACCCTCACGGTTGGGTGCAAGGGATCCAAAGCTGGGATCGAGCAGGAGGGATACTGGCTACCCGGAGATGAGATG GAGCAGATGTCGGAAGAAGGCAAG GATTGGGAGGCGGAAAGTCATGACTGGTACTGCTTTGAGTGTCACCTTCCCGGAGATGTTATGGAATGTGACGGATGTTTCCGCGTCTACCACCTCCGCTGTGTGCCGGAGGACCACCGGCCGCGGGACACCACCTCCCACTGGCAGTGTGGCATCTGCAGG GGCAGTAAAAGGAAGAACTTGaaaaaacaggaaatgacaACGTACCTAAAGTTCATTCTCAGCCGCATGAAGGAAAGG GCTGTGGACCTGCACAAAAGAGGCAAAGAGTCAAAGCAACCCATCTACAGACGACTGATTCACACACCTCTGGATGTGGATAACATACAAGAG AAAATCTCAGAGGAGAAATACAAGAGCTTCGAGGAGTTCAGGGCTGACGCTCAGCTTATAGTTCACAACACAGCCATCCTGCACGGAG TGAACAGCGATCAGGCCGAAATCGCCAGACTTCTTTATAATGACACGTGCCATGAG CTGAACGAGTTACTATTGTGCAGAAATTGTTTTTATCTCTCGAACGCCAGACCTGACAACTGGTTTTGTTATCCGTGC ACTCCCAATCACGAGTTGGTCTGGGCCAGGATGAAAGGTTTCGGTTATTGGCCGGCCAAAGTTTTACAGAGGGAGGGCACCCAGGTGGACGTCCGTTTCTTTGGTCACCAGCACCAAAG GGCTTGGATTCCCTCTGACAACATCCAGGAGATCTCTGTGAGCGTGCAGCAGCTGCAGGTGAAGCGCAGCGCCGGCTGGAAGAAAGCGTGCGATGAACTGGAGCAACACCAGAGATACCTGAGGGAGGGTCGCACCTGGAGGGGGAAGCTGGAGGAGAAGCACGATAGGTCGGACAGACAGGAAGACAGAGTGGAGGAGGCGGAGTCAAGCATCTCCTCAACATCCAATGAGCAG TCAAAAGGCAACCAAGAACCCAAAGCTAAGAAAAGCCGCCGATCCCAAGTCGCCGAGCCCAAAGAAGAG CAACCCGAGCCTGAGATGGAGGCCGTCAGCTCCAGTCAAGAGATCCCGACGGCCGTTCCCCATCAGCCCGAGCGCATGTCCGTCTCCACCCAGACCAAAAAGTCTGGCTCGTCgtcttcctcttcttcctcttcttcctcacCGACCCCCCGCATGTTGCACAAAGGCACGCAGACGGTCAACGAGGGCAGCTGCCAAAACATGTGCCACGACAAATACACAAAGATCTTCAGCGATGTGAAAGAAATGATGAAGGCGGAGAACAAACGGGAGACAGAACGTGTTCTGAAAGAAGCCTTGGACAAG TTGCGAGCGGAGATGGAGGAAGAGAAAAGGCAGGCGGTGAGCAAAGCCGTGTCCAGCACACAAGCCGAGATGGAACGAAAGTGCAAACAGGTGAAAGAGAAGTGCAAAGAGGAGCTAATGGAGGAGATGAAGAAGATGGTAGCACAGCACAAACAACTTCTTTCCCAGACCAAGAAGAAGCAGTGG TGTTACAATTGTGAGGAGGAGGCCATGTACCACTGTTGCTGGAACACGTCATACTGCTCCATCAAATGCCAGCAGGAGCATTGGCACGCCGACCACAAGCGTACCTGTCGCCGGAAGAGATGA
- the zmynd11 gene encoding zinc finger MYND domain-containing protein 11 isoform X1: MSRLVKKRQADPKVVQYVWSAIEVVRNQKQIANMDRISKYLSRVYGMHPKDTARQLVLAVKDGLVVETLTVGCKGSKAGIEQEGYWLPGDEMEQMSEEGKPFALSEAPFADDWEAESHDWYCFECHLPGDVMECDGCFRVYHLRCVPEDHRPRDTTSHWQCGICRGSKRKNLKKQEMTTYLKFILSRMKERAVDLHKRGKESKQPIYRRLIHTPLDVDNIQEKISEEKYKSFEEFRADAQLIVHNTAILHGVNSDQAEIARLLYNDTCHELNELLLCRNCFYLSNARPDNWFCYPCTPNHELVWARMKGFGYWPAKVLQREGTQVDVRFFGHQHQRAWIPSDNIQEISVSVQQLQVKRSAGWKKACDELEQHQRYLREGRTWRGKLEEKHDRSDRQEDRVEEAESSISSTSNEQSKGNQEPKAKKSRRSQVAEPKEEQPEPEMEAVSSSQEIPTAVPHQPERMSVSTQTKKSGSSSSSSSSSSSPTPRMLHKGTQTVNEGSCQNMCHDKYTKIFSDVKEMMKAENKRETERVLKEALDKLRAEMEEEKRQAVSKAVSSTQAEMERKCKQVKEKCKEELMEEMKKMVAQHKQLLSQTKKKQWCYNCEEEAMYHCCWNTSYCSIKCQQEHWHADHKRTCRRKR, encoded by the exons ATGTCGAGGCTGGTGAAGAAGAGGCAGGCGGATCCCAAAGTGGTCCAGTACGTGTGGTCGGCCATCGAAGTCGTCCGGAACCAGAAACAGATCGCGAACATGGACAGAATCTCAAA GTATTTAAGTCGTGTGTACGGGATGCACCCGAAAGACACGGCCAGGCAGCTGGTCCTCGCGGTGAAAGATGGGCTGGTGGTGGAGACCCTCACGGTTGGGTGCAAGGGATCCAAAGCTGGGATCGAGCAGGAGGGATACTGGCTACCCGGAGATGAGATG GAGCAGATGTCGGAAGAAGGCAAG cCTTTTGCGCTCTCTGAAGCTCCTTTTGCAGAT GATTGGGAGGCGGAAAGTCATGACTGGTACTGCTTTGAGTGTCACCTTCCCGGAGATGTTATGGAATGTGACGGATGTTTCCGCGTCTACCACCTCCGCTGTGTGCCGGAGGACCACCGGCCGCGGGACACCACCTCCCACTGGCAGTGTGGCATCTGCAGG GGCAGTAAAAGGAAGAACTTGaaaaaacaggaaatgacaACGTACCTAAAGTTCATTCTCAGCCGCATGAAGGAAAGG GCTGTGGACCTGCACAAAAGAGGCAAAGAGTCAAAGCAACCCATCTACAGACGACTGATTCACACACCTCTGGATGTGGATAACATACAAGAG AAAATCTCAGAGGAGAAATACAAGAGCTTCGAGGAGTTCAGGGCTGACGCTCAGCTTATAGTTCACAACACAGCCATCCTGCACGGAG TGAACAGCGATCAGGCCGAAATCGCCAGACTTCTTTATAATGACACGTGCCATGAG CTGAACGAGTTACTATTGTGCAGAAATTGTTTTTATCTCTCGAACGCCAGACCTGACAACTGGTTTTGTTATCCGTGC ACTCCCAATCACGAGTTGGTCTGGGCCAGGATGAAAGGTTTCGGTTATTGGCCGGCCAAAGTTTTACAGAGGGAGGGCACCCAGGTGGACGTCCGTTTCTTTGGTCACCAGCACCAAAG GGCTTGGATTCCCTCTGACAACATCCAGGAGATCTCTGTGAGCGTGCAGCAGCTGCAGGTGAAGCGCAGCGCCGGCTGGAAGAAAGCGTGCGATGAACTGGAGCAACACCAGAGATACCTGAGGGAGGGTCGCACCTGGAGGGGGAAGCTGGAGGAGAAGCACGATAGGTCGGACAGACAGGAAGACAGAGTGGAGGAGGCGGAGTCAAGCATCTCCTCAACATCCAATGAGCAG TCAAAAGGCAACCAAGAACCCAAAGCTAAGAAAAGCCGCCGATCCCAAGTCGCCGAGCCCAAAGAAGAG CAACCCGAGCCTGAGATGGAGGCCGTCAGCTCCAGTCAAGAGATCCCGACGGCCGTTCCCCATCAGCCCGAGCGCATGTCCGTCTCCACCCAGACCAAAAAGTCTGGCTCGTCgtcttcctcttcttcctcttcttcctcacCGACCCCCCGCATGTTGCACAAAGGCACGCAGACGGTCAACGAGGGCAGCTGCCAAAACATGTGCCACGACAAATACACAAAGATCTTCAGCGATGTGAAAGAAATGATGAAGGCGGAGAACAAACGGGAGACAGAACGTGTTCTGAAAGAAGCCTTGGACAAG TTGCGAGCGGAGATGGAGGAAGAGAAAAGGCAGGCGGTGAGCAAAGCCGTGTCCAGCACACAAGCCGAGATGGAACGAAAGTGCAAACAGGTGAAAGAGAAGTGCAAAGAGGAGCTAATGGAGGAGATGAAGAAGATGGTAGCACAGCACAAACAACTTCTTTCCCAGACCAAGAAGAAGCAGTGG TGTTACAATTGTGAGGAGGAGGCCATGTACCACTGTTGCTGGAACACGTCATACTGCTCCATCAAATGCCAGCAGGAGCATTGGCACGCCGACCACAAGCGTACCTGTCGCCGGAAGAGATGA
- the zmynd11 gene encoding zinc finger MYND domain-containing protein 11 isoform X3, whose product MSRLVKKRQADPKVVQYVWSAIEVVRNQKQIANMDRISKYLSRVYGMHPKDTARQLVLAVKDGLVVETLTVGCKGSKAGIEQEGYWLPGDEMDWEAESHDWYCFECHLPGDVMECDGCFRVYHLRCVPEDHRPRDTTSHWQCGICRGSKRKNLKKQEMTTYLKFILSRMKERAVDLHKRGKESKQPIYRRLIHTPLDVDNIQEKISEEKYKSFEEFRADAQLIVHNTAILHGVNSDQAEIARLLYNDTCHELNELLLCRNCFYLSNARPDNWFCYPCTPNHELVWARMKGFGYWPAKVLQREGTQVDVRFFGHQHQRAWIPSDNIQEISVSVQQLQVKRSAGWKKACDELEQHQRYLREGRTWRGKLEEKHDRSDRQEDRVEEAESSISSTSNEQSKGNQEPKAKKSRRSQVAEPKEEQPEPEMEAVSSSQEIPTAVPHQPERMSVSTQTKKSGSSSSSSSSSSSPTPRMLHKGTQTVNEGSCQNMCHDKYTKIFSDVKEMMKAENKRETERVLKEALDKLRAEMEEEKRQAVSKAVSSTQAEMERKCKQVKEKCKEELMEEMKKMVAQHKQLLSQTKKKQWCYNCEEEAMYHCCWNTSYCSIKCQQEHWHADHKRTCRRKR is encoded by the exons ATGTCGAGGCTGGTGAAGAAGAGGCAGGCGGATCCCAAAGTGGTCCAGTACGTGTGGTCGGCCATCGAAGTCGTCCGGAACCAGAAACAGATCGCGAACATGGACAGAATCTCAAA GTATTTAAGTCGTGTGTACGGGATGCACCCGAAAGACACGGCCAGGCAGCTGGTCCTCGCGGTGAAAGATGGGCTGGTGGTGGAGACCCTCACGGTTGGGTGCAAGGGATCCAAAGCTGGGATCGAGCAGGAGGGATACTGGCTACCCGGAGATGAGATG GATTGGGAGGCGGAAAGTCATGACTGGTACTGCTTTGAGTGTCACCTTCCCGGAGATGTTATGGAATGTGACGGATGTTTCCGCGTCTACCACCTCCGCTGTGTGCCGGAGGACCACCGGCCGCGGGACACCACCTCCCACTGGCAGTGTGGCATCTGCAGG GGCAGTAAAAGGAAGAACTTGaaaaaacaggaaatgacaACGTACCTAAAGTTCATTCTCAGCCGCATGAAGGAAAGG GCTGTGGACCTGCACAAAAGAGGCAAAGAGTCAAAGCAACCCATCTACAGACGACTGATTCACACACCTCTGGATGTGGATAACATACAAGAG AAAATCTCAGAGGAGAAATACAAGAGCTTCGAGGAGTTCAGGGCTGACGCTCAGCTTATAGTTCACAACACAGCCATCCTGCACGGAG TGAACAGCGATCAGGCCGAAATCGCCAGACTTCTTTATAATGACACGTGCCATGAG CTGAACGAGTTACTATTGTGCAGAAATTGTTTTTATCTCTCGAACGCCAGACCTGACAACTGGTTTTGTTATCCGTGC ACTCCCAATCACGAGTTGGTCTGGGCCAGGATGAAAGGTTTCGGTTATTGGCCGGCCAAAGTTTTACAGAGGGAGGGCACCCAGGTGGACGTCCGTTTCTTTGGTCACCAGCACCAAAG GGCTTGGATTCCCTCTGACAACATCCAGGAGATCTCTGTGAGCGTGCAGCAGCTGCAGGTGAAGCGCAGCGCCGGCTGGAAGAAAGCGTGCGATGAACTGGAGCAACACCAGAGATACCTGAGGGAGGGTCGCACCTGGAGGGGGAAGCTGGAGGAGAAGCACGATAGGTCGGACAGACAGGAAGACAGAGTGGAGGAGGCGGAGTCAAGCATCTCCTCAACATCCAATGAGCAG TCAAAAGGCAACCAAGAACCCAAAGCTAAGAAAAGCCGCCGATCCCAAGTCGCCGAGCCCAAAGAAGAG CAACCCGAGCCTGAGATGGAGGCCGTCAGCTCCAGTCAAGAGATCCCGACGGCCGTTCCCCATCAGCCCGAGCGCATGTCCGTCTCCACCCAGACCAAAAAGTCTGGCTCGTCgtcttcctcttcttcctcttcttcctcacCGACCCCCCGCATGTTGCACAAAGGCACGCAGACGGTCAACGAGGGCAGCTGCCAAAACATGTGCCACGACAAATACACAAAGATCTTCAGCGATGTGAAAGAAATGATGAAGGCGGAGAACAAACGGGAGACAGAACGTGTTCTGAAAGAAGCCTTGGACAAG TTGCGAGCGGAGATGGAGGAAGAGAAAAGGCAGGCGGTGAGCAAAGCCGTGTCCAGCACACAAGCCGAGATGGAACGAAAGTGCAAACAGGTGAAAGAGAAGTGCAAAGAGGAGCTAATGGAGGAGATGAAGAAGATGGTAGCACAGCACAAACAACTTCTTTCCCAGACCAAGAAGAAGCAGTGG TGTTACAATTGTGAGGAGGAGGCCATGTACCACTGTTGCTGGAACACGTCATACTGCTCCATCAAATGCCAGCAGGAGCATTGGCACGCCGACCACAAGCGTACCTGTCGCCGGAAGAGATGA